A single Mustela lutreola isolate mMusLut2 chromosome X, mMusLut2.pri, whole genome shotgun sequence DNA region contains:
- the CYSLTR1 gene encoding cysteinyl leukotriene receptor 1, whose protein sequence is MDGVGNLTLSAANNNTCNDTIDDFRNQVYSTLYSMISVVGFFGNSFVLYVLIKTYHKKSAFQVYMINLAVADLLCVCTLPLRVVYYVHKGIWLFGDFLCRLSTYALYVNLYCSIFFMTAMSFFRCIAIVFPVQNINLITQKKARFVCVSIWIFVILTSSPFLMSKTYKDEKNNTKCFEPPQDNQAKNYVLVLHYVSLFIGFIIPFVIIIVCYTMIILTLLKNSLKKNLSSRKKAVGMIIVVTAAFLISFMPYHIQRTIHLHFLHNETKPCDSVLRMQKSVVITLSLAASNCCFDPLLYFFSGGSFRRRLSTFRKHSFSSVTYVTKKKGSLPEKGEETCRE, encoded by the coding sequence ATGGATGGAGTCGGGAATCTGACATTATCTGCTGCCAATAACAACACGTGCAATGACACTATTGATGACTTCCGCAATCAAGTGTATTCCACCTTGTACTCTATGATCTCTGTTGTGGGTTTCTTTGGAAATAGCTTTGTGCTCTATGTCCTCATAAAAACATATCACAAGAAGTCAGCTTTCCAAGTATACATGATTAATTTAGCAGTAGCAgatctactgtgtgtgtgtacactgcCTCTCCGTGTAGTCTATTATGTTCACAAAGGCATTTGGCTTTTTGGTGACTTTTTGTGCCGTCTCAGCACCTATGCCTTGTATGTCAACCTCTATTGTAGTATCTTCTTTATGACAGCCATGAGCTTTTTCCGGTGTATTGCAATTGTTTTTCCAGTACAGAACATTAATTTGATTACACAGAAGAAAGCCAGGTTTGTATGTGTTAGCATTTGGATTTTTGTGATTTTGACCAGTTCTCCATTTCTTATGTCCAAAACTTacaaagatgagaaaaacaaTACCAAGTGCTTTGAGCCTCCACAGGACAATCAAGCTAAAAATTATGTTTTGGTCTTGCATTATGTGTCATTGTTTATTGGATTTATCATTCCTTTTGTTATTATAATTGTATGTTACACAATGATCATTTTAACCTTACTTAAAAATTCACTGAAGAAAAATCTATCAAGCCGCAAAAAAGCTGTAGGAATGATCATAGTTGTGACAGCTGCCTTTTTGATTAGCTTCATGCCATATCATATTCAACGCACCATCCACCTTCATTTTTTACACAATGAAACTAAACCTTGTGATTCTGTTCTTAGAATGCAAAAGTCAGTGGTCATAACCTTGTCTCTGGCTGCATCAAATTGTTGCTTTGACCCtctcttatatttcttttcagggGGGAGCTTTAGGAGAAGACTGTCTACATTTAGAAAGCATTCCTTTTCCAGTGTGACTTATGTAACCAAGAAAAAGGGCTCTTTgccagaaaaaggagaagaaacatgTAGAGAATAA